A genomic segment from Mustela lutreola isolate mMusLut2 chromosome 15, mMusLut2.pri, whole genome shotgun sequence encodes:
- the LOC131816252 gene encoding keratin-associated protein 4-6-like isoform X3: MVNSCCGSVCSNQSSGQEACCHPSCCQTTCCRTTCCRPSCCVSSCCRPTCCQTTCCRTTCCRPSCCVSTCCQPSCCISSCCRPTCCQTTCCRTTCCRPSCCVSSCCQPSCCGSSCCGSSCCRPSCCISSCCRPTCCGSSCGGSSCCGTSCCRPSCCCPSCCLRPVCGQVSCHTTCYRPTCVISTCPRPMCCASSCC; this comes from the exons ATGGTCAACTCCTGTTGTGGATCCGTCTGCTCAAACCAGAGCAGTGGCCAGGAGGCCTGCTGCCACCCCAGCTGCTGCcagaccacctgctgcaggaccacctgctgccgccccagctgctgtgtgtccagctgctgccgccccacctgctgccagaccacctgctgcaggaccacctgctgccgcCCCAGCTGCTGTGTGTCCACCTGCTGCCA GCCCAGCTGCTGCATCTCTAGCTGCTGCCGTCCCACCTGCTGCcagaccacctgctgcaggaccacctgctgccgccccagctgctgtgtgtccagctgctgccagccctcctgctgtGGTTCCagctgctgtggctccagctgctgcagGCCTAGCTGCTGCATTTCCAGCTGCTGTCGCCCCACCTGCTGTGGATCCAGCTGCGGTGGCTCCAGCTGCTGTGGCACTAGCTGCTGCCgcccctcctgctgctgcccctcctgctgcctgCGCCCAGTCTGTGGCCAGGTCTCCTGCCACACCACTTGCTATCGCCCCACCTGTGTCATCTCCACCTGCCCCCGCCCCATGTGCTGTGCCTCCTCTTGCTGTTGA
- the LOC131816252 gene encoding keratin-associated protein 4-6-like isoform X4 — MVNSCCGSVCSNQSSGQEACCHPSCCQTTCCRTTCCRPSCCVSSCCRPTCCQTTCCRTTCCRPSCCVTTCCRPSCCVSSCCQPSCCGSSCCGSSCCRPSCCISSCCRPTCCGSSCGGSSCCGTSCCRPSCCCPSCCLRPVCGQVSCHTTCYRPTCVISTCPRPMCCASSCC; from the exons ATGGTCAACTCCTGTTGTGGATCCGTCTGCTCAAACCAGAGCAGTGGCCAGGAGGCCTGCTGCCACCCCAGCTGCTGCcagaccacctgctgcaggaccacctgctgccgccccagctgctgtgtgtccagctgctgccgccccacctgctgccagaccacctgctgcaggaccacctgctgccgcCCCAGCTGCTGTGT gaccacctgctgccgccccagctgctgtgtgtccagctgctgccagccctcctgctgtGGTTCCagctgctgtggctccagctgctgcagGCCTAGCTGCTGCATTTCCAGCTGCTGTCGCCCCACCTGCTGTGGATCCAGCTGCGGTGGCTCCAGCTGCTGTGGCACTAGCTGCTGCCgcccctcctgctgctgcccctcctgctgcctgCGCCCAGTCTGTGGCCAGGTCTCCTGCCACACCACTTGCTATCGCCCCACCTGTGTCATCTCCACCTGCCCCCGCCCCATGTGCTGTGCCTCCTCTTGCTGTTGA
- the LOC131816321 gene encoding keratin-associated protein 4-12-like, which translates to MVNSCCGSVCSEQGCGKETCCCPSCCQTTCCRTTCCRPSCCVSSCCQPSCCGSSCCGSSCCRPSCCISSCCRPTCCGSSCGGSSCCGTSCCRPSCCISSCCRPSCCGSSCGGSSCCRPSCCCPSCCLHPVCGQVSCHTTCYRPTCVISTCPRPMCCASSCC; encoded by the coding sequence ATGGTCAACTCCTGTTGTGGCTCCGTCTGCTCTGAACAGGGCTGTGGCAAGGAGACCTGTTGCTGCCCCAGCTGCTGCcagaccacctgctgcaggaccacctgctgccgccccagctgctgtgtgtccagctgctgccagccctcctgctgtGGTTCCagctgctgtggctccagctgctgcagGCCTAGCTGTTGCATTTCCAGCTGCTGTCGCCCCACCTGCTGTGGATCCAGCTGCGGTGGCTCCAGCTGCTGTGGCACTAGCTGCTGCCGCCCCTCCTGCTGCATTTCTAGCTGCTGCCGCCCCTcctgctgtggctccagctgcggtggctccagctgctgccgcccctcctgctgctgcccctcctgctgcctgCACCCAGTCTGTGGCCAGGTCTCCTGCCACACCACTTGCTATCGCCCCACCTGTGTCATCTCCACCTGCCCCCGCCCCATGTGCTGTGCCTCCTCTTGCTGCTGA
- the LOC131816715 gene encoding keratin-associated protein 4-11-like, giving the protein MVNSSCDSVCSGQGCGHDLCQETCCCPSSCGSSCCRPSCCTSSCCRPTCSQTTCCRTTCCRPTCCVSSCCQPSCCGSSCCGSSCCRPSCCISSCCRPSCCGSSCGGSSCCCPSCCLRPVCGQVSCHTTCYRPTCVISTCPRPMCCASSCC; this is encoded by the coding sequence ATGGTTAATTCTTCTTGTGACTCTGTCTGCTCTGGCCAGGGCTGCGGTCACGACCTCTGCCAGGAGACATGCTGCTGCCCTTCCAGCTGTGGTTCCAGCTGCTGCAGGCCCAGCTGCTGCACCTCTAGCTGCTGCCGCCCCACCTGCTCCcagaccacctgctgcaggaccacctgctgccgcCCTACCTGCTGTGTGTCCAGCTgctgccagccctcctgctgtGGTTCCagctgctgtggctccagctgctgccGCCCCTCCTGCTGCATTTCTAGCTGCTGCCGCCCCTCCTGCTGTGGATCCAGCTGTGGTGGCTCCAGTTGctgctgcccctcctgctgcctgCGCCCAGTCTGTGGCCAGGTCTCCTGCCACACCACTTGCTATCGCCCCACCTGTGTTATCTCCACCTGCCCCCGCCCCATGTGCTgtgcctcctcctgctgctga
- the LOC131816252 gene encoding keratin-associated protein 4-6-like isoform X2, with protein sequence MVNSCCGSVCSNQSSGQEACCHPSCCQTTCCRTTCCRPSCCVSSCCRPTCCQTTCCRTTCCRPSCCPSCCGSSCCGSSCCRPSCCISSCCRPTCCQTTCCRTTCCRPSCCVSSCCQPSCCGSSCCGSSCCRPSCCISSCCRPTCCGSSCGGSSCCGTSCCRPSCCCPSCCLRPVCGQVSCHTTCYRPTCVISTCPRPMCCASSCC encoded by the exons ATGGTCAACTCCTGTTGTGGATCCGTCTGCTCAAACCAGAGCAGTGGCCAGGAGGCCTGCTGCCACCCCAGCTGCTGCcagaccacctgctgcaggaccacctgctgccgccccagctgctgtgtgtccagctgctgccgccccacctgctgccagaccacctgctgcaggaccacctgctgccgcCCCAGCTGCTGT ccctcctgctgtGGTTCCagctgctgtggctccagctgctgcagGCCCAGCTGCTGCATCTCTAGCTGCTGCCGTCCCACCTGCTGCcagaccacctgctgcaggaccacctgctgccgccccagctgctgtgtgtccagctgctgccagccctcctgctgtGGTTCCagctgctgtggctccagctgctgcagGCCTAGCTGCTGCATTTCCAGCTGCTGTCGCCCCACCTGCTGTGGATCCAGCTGCGGTGGCTCCAGCTGCTGTGGCACTAGCTGCTGCCgcccctcctgctgctgcccctcctgctgcctgCGCCCAGTCTGTGGCCAGGTCTCCTGCCACACCACTTGCTATCGCCCCACCTGTGTCATCTCCACCTGCCCCCGCCCCATGTGCTGTGCCTCCTCTTGCTGTTGA
- the LOC131816723 gene encoding keratin-associated protein 2-3-like yields MSGSCCGSCCSSSGCGGGCCQPCCQPCCCRDPCCCRPVSCQTTVCRPVTCTCRCTRPICEPCRRPVCCDPCGLQEGCCRPISCCPTCCPTSCTAVVCRPCCWASTCCQLISVQAPCCRPPCCQPAPCRTTCRTSPCC; encoded by the exons ATGTCTGGCTCCTGCTGTggctcctgctgctcctcctcagGCTGTGGGGGAGGCTGCTGCCAGCCCTGCTGCCAGCCCTGCTGCTGCCGCGACCCCTGCTGCTGCCGCCCCGTGTCCTGCCAGACCACCGTGTGCCGCCCCGTGACCTGTACCTGCCGCTGCACTCGCCCCATCTGTGAGCCCTGCCGCCGCCCAGTCTGCTGTGACCCCTGTGGCCTGCAGGAGGGCTGCTGCCGCCCCATCAGCTGCTGCCCCAC CTGCTGCCCCACGTCCTGCACGGCCGTGGTCTGCCGCCCCTGCTGCTGGGCCTCCACCTGCTGCCAGCTCATCTCTGTGCAGGCGCCCTGCTGCCGCCCCCCCTGCTGCCAGCCTGCCCCCTGCCGCACCACCTGCAGGACCTCCCCCTGCTGCTGA
- the LOC131816252 gene encoding keratin-associated protein 4-12-like isoform X1, whose amino-acid sequence MVNSCCGSVCSNQSSGQEACCHPSCCQTTCCRTTCCRPSCCVSSCCRPTCCQTTCCRTTCCRPSCCVSTCCQPTCCQPSCCGSSCCGSSCCRPSCCISSCCRPTCCQTTCCRTTCCRPSCCVSSCCQPSCCGSSCCGSSCCRPSCCISSCCRPTCCGSSCGGSSCCGTSCCRPSCCCPSCCLRPVCGQVSCHTTCYRPTCVISTCPRPMCCASSCC is encoded by the coding sequence ATGGTCAACTCCTGTTGTGGATCCGTCTGCTCAAACCAGAGCAGTGGCCAGGAGGCCTGCTGCCACCCCAGCTGCTGCcagaccacctgctgcaggaccacctgctgccgccccagctgctgtgtgtccagctgctgccgccccacctgctgccagaccacctgctgcaggaccacctgctgccgcCCCAGCTGCTGTGTGTCCACCTGCTGCCAGCCCACCTgctgccagccctcctgctgtGGTTCCagctgctgtggctccagctgctgcagGCCCAGCTGCTGCATCTCTAGCTGCTGCCGTCCCACCTGCTGCcagaccacctgctgcaggaccacctgctgccgccccagctgctgtgtgtccagctgctgccagccctcctgctgtGGTTCCagctgctgtggctccagctgctgcagGCCTAGCTGCTGCATTTCCAGCTGCTGTCGCCCCACCTGCTGTGGATCCAGCTGCGGTGGCTCCAGCTGCTGTGGCACTAGCTGCTGCCgcccctcctgctgctgcccctcctgctgcctgCGCCCAGTCTGTGGCCAGGTCTCCTGCCACACCACTTGCTATCGCCCCACCTGTGTCATCTCCACCTGCCCCCGCCCCATGTGCTGTGCCTCCTCTTGCTGTTGA
- the LOC131816158 gene encoding keratin-associated protein 4-8-like encodes MVNSCCGSCSDQGCGQETCCCPSCCQTTCCRTTCCRPACCVSSCCQPSCCGSSCCRPSCCRPSCCGSSCGGSSCCGTSCCRPSCCISSCCRPSCCGSSCCGSSCCRPSCCCPSCCLRPVCGQVSCHTTCYRPTCVISTCPRPMCCASSCC; translated from the coding sequence ATGGTCAACTCCTGTTGTGGCTCCTGCTCTGACCAGGGCTGTGGCCAGGAGACCTGCTGCTGCCCCAGCTGTTGCCAGACCACCTGCTGTAGGACCACCTGCTGCCGCCCCGCTTGCTGTGTGTCCAGCTgctgccagccctcctgctgtGGTTCCAGCTGCTGCAGGCCTAGCTGCTGCCGCCCCTCCTGCTGTGGATCCAGCTGTGGTGGCTCCAGCTGCTGTGGCACTAGCTGCTGCCGCCCCTCCTGCTGCATTTCTAGCTGCTGCCGCCCCTCCTGCTGTGGATCCAGCTGCTGTGGATCCAGCTGCTGCCgcccctcctgctgctgcccctcctgctgcctgCGCCCAGTCTGTGGCCAGGTCTCCTGCCACACCACCTGCTATCGCCCCACCTGTGTCATCTCCACCTGCCCCCGCCCCATGTGCTGTGCCTCCTCTTGCTGCTGA